Genomic DNA from Comamonas antarctica:
CAGAGCACGCCGCCCGTGGACCAGTTCTCGCGCTTGACATCGGTGATCAGGATATCGACCGACTCGGGCAAGCCGCCAAGCACTTCGACGCTGACGCGGGTGATTTCCGCGACCAGCTTCTTCTTCTGTTCGATGGTGCGGCCTTCCATCATTTCAATGTGGTAGGTGGGCATGAAAAACTCCTGGAGAAAAAACAAGCATCATATCGGCGCCGGGTCTGCGCCGGGCAGTGGCAGCAGTGCGGCGCAGGCCGGGCAGAGGCAGGACTGGTTGCGCACGCTGTCAGGTATCTGCGCCAGCGCAGCGGGTGAAATCGGCGTGCTCATGCACCAGCAATCCTCGGGTGGCAGCGCCGCGCTGGCCGCGCATTGGTTGCTGCGCCCGCACAGGGGGCAGCGGGTGGGGTCGATGGGCGGGGCGGAGCGGGGCATACGGCAGTGTAGACTGCTGACTGAGGCAATGCGGCGCGATGCACTTTTGAGGAATGGCCGTTCATCCTTCGATCCTTCGGCAAGCTCAGGATCAGGACGAACGGATTCAGAAAAGGCGAATGGGACAATGACTCTCGTGCCGCGTCAGGCCGGGCCGCGTCAGGCCGGGCCGCGTCAGGCCGGGCCGCGTCAGGCCGCGGCTTTGACCTTCAGGCGCCAGGCGTGCAACAGCGGTTCGGTGTAGCCCGAGGGCTGCTCCAGGCCCTTGAACA
This window encodes:
- a CDS encoding 4-oxalocrotonate tautomerase, producing the protein MPTYHIEMMEGRTIEQKKKLVAEITRVSVEVLGGLPESVDILITDVKRENWSTGGVLWSERS
- a CDS encoding cysteine-rich CWC family protein, with the protein product MPRSAPPIDPTRCPLCGRSNQCAASAALPPEDCWCMSTPISPAALAQIPDSVRNQSCLCPACAALLPLPGADPAPI